The Streptomyces spororaveus genome includes a region encoding these proteins:
- a CDS encoding 6-phosphofructokinase, translated as MKVGVLTGGGDCPGLNAVIRAVVRKGEQEYGCGFVGFKDGWRGAIEGRTVPLDIPAVRGILPRGGTILGSSRTNPFKTENGVRDIKENLAKYEVDALVAIGGEDTLGVAARLYEEYGVPCVGVPKTIDNDLSATDYTFGFDTAVGIATEAIDRLHTTAESHMRVLVVEVMGRHAGWIALHSGLAGGANVILIPEQRFDVDEVCAWVTSRFRASYAPIVVVAEGAMPKDGEMVLKDGTLDSFGHVRLSGVGEWLAKEIEARTGKEARTTVLGHIQRGGTPSAFDRWLATRFGLHAIDAVLDRDFGKMVALKGTDIVRVPIAEATSKLKTVDPALYKEAGVFFG; from the coding sequence ATGAAGGTCGGAGTGCTGACCGGCGGCGGCGACTGCCCCGGGCTCAACGCGGTGATCAGGGCCGTCGTCCGCAAGGGCGAGCAGGAGTACGGCTGCGGGTTCGTCGGGTTCAAGGACGGCTGGCGGGGCGCGATCGAGGGGCGGACCGTCCCGCTCGACATCCCCGCCGTCCGCGGCATCCTGCCCCGCGGCGGCACCATCCTCGGTTCCTCGCGCACCAATCCGTTCAAGACGGAGAACGGCGTGCGGGACATCAAGGAGAACCTCGCGAAGTACGAGGTGGACGCGCTCGTCGCGATCGGCGGCGAGGACACCCTCGGGGTCGCGGCCCGGCTGTACGAGGAGTACGGCGTCCCCTGCGTCGGGGTGCCCAAGACCATCGACAACGACCTGTCCGCCACCGACTACACCTTCGGCTTCGACACCGCCGTCGGCATCGCCACCGAGGCCATCGACCGGCTGCACACCACGGCCGAGTCCCACATGCGGGTCCTGGTCGTCGAGGTCATGGGCCGGCACGCCGGCTGGATCGCCCTGCACTCGGGGCTCGCGGGCGGCGCCAACGTCATCCTCATCCCGGAGCAGCGCTTCGACGTGGACGAGGTCTGCGCCTGGGTGACCTCCCGGTTCCGGGCGAGCTACGCGCCGATCGTGGTGGTCGCGGAGGGCGCGATGCCCAAGGACGGGGAGATGGTCCTGAAGGACGGCACCCTGGACTCCTTCGGCCATGTCCGGCTGTCGGGCGTGGGTGAGTGGCTGGCCAAGGAGATCGAGGCGCGGACCGGCAAGGAGGCCCGTACGACCGTGCTCGGGCACATCCAGCGGGGCGGCACGCCAAGCGCCTTCGACCGGTGGCTCGCGACCCGGTTCGGGCTGCACGCGATCGACGCGGTGCTCGACAGGGACTTCGGGAAGATGGTCGCGCTCAAGGGGACGGACATCGTCCGGGTGCCGATCGCGGAGGCGACGTCGAAGCTCAAGACGGTGGATCCGGCGCTCTACAAGGAGGCCGGGGTCTTCTTCGGCTGA
- a CDS encoding 2-hydroxyacid dehydrogenase, with translation MEILAFGVTADEKPLLEQAFAGQHEVRCLDVFLDEDTAPIAAGYEIVSSSVNADLNGRVLRVLAAGGTKLISQRSTGFNNIDLDEARRLGLAISRVSAYSPYSVAEFAWALAMAVNRRIVRASIRTRDFDFRLNGLMGRDFHGRTAGVLGTGKIGEAFTRIAHGFGMRLLGWDVVQNPACLELGMTYVDKDELLASSDLVSLHVPLLESTRRIVDAAALRRMRDDAILVNSSRGGLIDTDALVDELRAGRFTGVGLDVYEAEAGVFFLDKSLEAVEDDTLARLVTFPNVVVTSHQAYYTADAVGQIIATTVANVADHLAGRRSENTLVPPP, from the coding sequence GTGGAGATCCTGGCATTCGGTGTGACCGCCGACGAGAAGCCGCTCCTGGAGCAGGCGTTCGCGGGGCAGCACGAGGTCCGTTGCCTGGACGTCTTCCTCGACGAGGACACCGCGCCGATCGCCGCCGGGTACGAGATCGTCTCCTCCAGCGTGAACGCCGACCTGAACGGCCGGGTGCTGCGGGTCCTGGCGGCGGGCGGGACGAAGCTGATCTCCCAGCGGTCCACCGGCTTCAACAACATCGACCTGGACGAGGCCCGGCGCCTGGGCCTGGCGATCAGCCGGGTCTCCGCCTACTCGCCCTACTCGGTGGCCGAGTTCGCCTGGGCCCTCGCGATGGCGGTGAACCGGCGGATCGTCCGGGCGTCGATCCGGACCCGGGACTTCGACTTCAGGCTGAACGGGCTGATGGGCCGGGACTTCCACGGCCGCACGGCCGGCGTGCTCGGCACCGGCAAGATCGGTGAGGCGTTCACCCGGATCGCCCACGGTTTCGGCATGCGCCTGCTGGGCTGGGACGTGGTGCAGAACCCGGCCTGCCTGGAGCTCGGCATGACGTACGTGGACAAGGACGAACTGCTCGCCTCCTCCGACCTGGTCAGCCTGCACGTGCCCCTGCTGGAGTCCACCCGGCGCATCGTCGACGCCGCGGCGCTGCGGCGGATGCGGGACGACGCGATCCTGGTGAACTCCAGCCGCGGCGGGTTGATCGACACCGATGCCCTGGTCGACGAACTCCGGGCGGGCCGCTTCACGGGCGTCGGCCTGGACGTGTACGAGGCGGAGGCCGGGGTCTTCTTCCTCGACAAGTCCCTGGAGGCCGTCGAGGACGACACCCTGGCCCGGCTGGTTACCTTCCCGAACGTCGTGGTGACCTCCCACCAGGCCTACTACACGGCGGACGCGGTGGGCCAGATCATCGCCACCACCGTCGCCAACGTGGCGGACCACCTGGCGGGCCGCCGCTCCGAGAACACCCTGGTCCCGCCGCCATAG
- a CDS encoding anthranilate synthase family protein yields MNPIRPHRLSRLLDPASPPFALLRRRTPGRDHDTVEVLIGQVGEVERLADLPLGELPTLALVPFRQIRERGFDVRDDGTPLSVLVAEEAYEIPLAEALAALPGHRVRVEDGGFDVPDEEYAATVRRVVEGEIGRGEGANFVIRRTYEGRIDGFGRADALALFRRLLEGERGAYWTYVVHTGERTLVGASPEVHVRMSGPTVVMNPISGTYRYPAGGPTADSLLAFLGDRKETEELSMVVDEELKMMCTVGDRGGVVVGPRLKEMSHLAHTEYELRGRSSLDVREVLRETMFAATVTGSPVQNACRVIERYEVGGRGYYAGALALLSRDPAGAQTLDSPILIRTADIAADGVLRVPVGATLVRHSDPAGEVAETHAKAAGVLAALGVRPAAPRPASQGARLADDPRVQAALAARRQDLAPFWLRMQERPPAPAGHALVVDGEDTFTAMLAHVLRVAGLEVTVRRFDDPGLRAAALAWEGPIVLGPGPGNPADTSDPRMRMLRALAAELLAGHRHGLVGVCLGHELLAAELGLPLIRKAEPAQGAQTRIDLFGTEEVVGFYNTYTAHCDEAGAARLAATGIEVSRDAATGEVHALRSPSGGFAGVQFHPESVLTLRGAELLRELLTGVMAPV; encoded by the coding sequence ATGAACCCCATCCGACCCCACCGGTTGAGCCGGCTGCTCGACCCCGCCTCCCCGCCGTTCGCCCTGCTGCGCCGGCGGACCCCCGGCCGCGACCACGACACCGTCGAGGTGCTGATCGGGCAGGTCGGCGAGGTCGAGCGGCTCGCCGACCTGCCCCTCGGCGAGCTGCCCACCCTCGCGCTCGTCCCCTTCCGGCAGATCCGCGAGCGCGGCTTCGACGTACGCGACGACGGCACGCCGCTGAGCGTGCTGGTCGCCGAGGAGGCGTACGAGATCCCGCTCGCCGAGGCGCTGGCCGCACTGCCGGGGCACAGGGTGCGGGTCGAGGACGGCGGTTTCGACGTCCCCGACGAGGAGTACGCGGCCACCGTCCGGCGGGTCGTCGAAGGCGAGATCGGCCGGGGCGAGGGCGCGAACTTCGTCATCCGGCGCACCTACGAGGGCCGCATCGACGGATTCGGCCGGGCCGACGCGCTCGCGCTGTTCCGGCGGCTGCTGGAGGGCGAGCGGGGCGCGTACTGGACGTACGTCGTCCACACCGGGGAGCGGACCCTCGTGGGGGCCAGCCCGGAGGTGCACGTGCGGATGTCCGGCCCGACGGTCGTGATGAACCCGATCAGCGGCACCTACCGCTATCCGGCCGGGGGGCCGACCGCCGACTCCCTCCTCGCCTTCCTCGGCGACCGCAAGGAGACCGAGGAGCTGTCGATGGTGGTCGACGAGGAACTGAAGATGATGTGCACGGTCGGGGACAGGGGCGGGGTCGTCGTCGGACCGCGGCTGAAGGAGATGTCCCACCTCGCGCACACCGAGTACGAGCTGCGGGGCCGGTCCTCGCTGGACGTGCGGGAGGTCTTGCGCGAGACGATGTTCGCCGCGACGGTCACCGGGTCCCCGGTGCAGAACGCCTGCCGCGTCATCGAGCGGTACGAGGTGGGCGGGCGCGGCTACTACGCGGGCGCGCTGGCCCTGCTGAGCCGGGATCCGGCGGGGGCGCAGACCCTCGACTCCCCGATCCTGATCCGCACGGCCGACATCGCGGCGGACGGCGTGCTGCGGGTGCCGGTGGGCGCGACGCTGGTCCGGCACTCGGATCCGGCGGGCGAGGTGGCGGAGACCCATGCGAAGGCGGCGGGGGTGCTGGCGGCGCTCGGGGTGCGGCCGGCCGCACCGCGGCCCGCGTCGCAGGGGGCCCGGCTGGCGGACGACCCCCGGGTGCAGGCGGCCCTCGCCGCCCGCCGCCAGGACCTGGCGCCGTTCTGGCTGCGGATGCAGGAGCGGCCGCCGGCCCCGGCCGGGCACGCGCTGGTGGTGGACGGCGAGGACACCTTCACGGCGATGCTGGCACACGTCCTGCGGGTGGCCGGGCTGGAGGTGACCGTACGCCGCTTCGACGACCCGGGGCTGCGCGCGGCGGCCCTGGCCTGGGAGGGCCCGATCGTCCTGGGCCCCGGCCCGGGCAATCCGGCCGATACCTCGGACCCCAGGATGCGGATGCTGCGGGCGCTGGCGGCCGAGCTGCTGGCCGGGCACCGCCACGGCCTGGTCGGGGTCTGCCTGGGGCACGAGCTGCTGGCGGCCGAGCTGGGCCTCCCGCTGATCCGCAAGGCGGAACCGGCGCAGGGGGCGCAGACCCGGATCGATCTGTTCGGGACCGAGGAGGTGGTCGGCTTCTACAACACCTACACCGCGCACTGCGACGAGGCGGGCGCCGCCCGGCTGGCCGCGACGGGGATCGAGGTGTCCCGGGACGCGGCCACGGGCGAGGTCCACGCCCTGCGGTCCCCGTCCGGAGGCTTCGCGGGGGTGCAGTTCCACCCGGAGTCGGTCCTCACGCTGCGCGGCGCGGAGCTGCTGCGCGAGCTGCTGACCGGTGTCATGGCCCCGGTCTAG
- a CDS encoding trp operon leader peptide, with protein sequence MYAHSNQNWWWTAPGGPLLART encoded by the coding sequence ATGTACGCGCACTCGAACCAGAACTGGTGGTGGACCGCTCCCGGCGGCCCACTTCTCGCGCGTACCTGA
- a CDS encoding class II 3-deoxy-7-phosphoheptulonate synthase yields the protein MTVNAETQAPAAKATWRDLPAAQQPSYPDAEALRAVVADLESYPPLVFAGECDQLRARLGAVAKGEAFLLQGGDCAEAFDGVSADHIRAKLKTLLQMSAVLTYAASVPVVKVGRIAGQYSKPRSKDTETRDGVTLPTYRGDSVNGFAFTEEARIPDPERLKRMYNASASTLNLVRAFTTGGYADLRQVHAWNQDFVKSSPSGQRYEQLAREIDNALNFMKACGTDPAEFKAVEFYASHEALLLDYEGALTRTDSRTGKLYDTSGHMVWIGERTRQLDHAHIEFCSQIANPIGIKLGPTTTVDEALTYIDRLDPEREPGRLTFVVRMGADKVRDKLPELVEKVTASGAIVAWVTDPMHGNTFEAASGHKTRRFDDVLDEVKGFFEVHKALGTHPGGIHVELTGDDVTECVGGGDEIFVDDLHQRYETACDPRLNRSQSLDLAFLVAEMYRDQ from the coding sequence GTGACCGTGAACGCTGAAACCCAAGCCCCCGCCGCCAAGGCGACCTGGCGAGACCTTCCCGCGGCGCAGCAGCCTTCGTACCCCGATGCCGAGGCTCTGCGCGCTGTCGTCGCGGACCTCGAGTCGTATCCTCCCCTCGTTTTCGCGGGTGAGTGCGACCAGCTGCGTGCCCGTCTGGGAGCCGTCGCCAAGGGCGAGGCGTTCCTCCTCCAGGGCGGCGACTGCGCCGAGGCCTTCGACGGTGTCTCCGCCGACCACATCCGAGCCAAGCTCAAGACGCTGCTCCAGATGAGCGCCGTCCTGACGTACGCGGCCTCCGTGCCGGTCGTCAAGGTCGGCCGCATCGCGGGCCAGTACTCCAAGCCCCGCTCCAAGGACACCGAGACCCGCGACGGCGTCACCCTGCCGACCTACCGCGGTGACTCCGTCAACGGCTTCGCCTTCACCGAAGAGGCCCGGATCCCGGACCCCGAGCGGCTGAAGCGCATGTACAACGCGTCCGCCTCGACGCTCAACCTGGTGCGCGCCTTCACCACCGGCGGTTACGCCGACCTGCGCCAGGTGCACGCCTGGAACCAGGACTTCGTGAAGTCCAGCCCGTCCGGTCAGCGCTACGAGCAGCTCGCGCGGGAGATCGACAACGCGCTGAACTTCATGAAGGCGTGCGGCACCGACCCGGCCGAGTTCAAGGCCGTCGAGTTCTACGCCTCCCACGAGGCGCTGCTGCTCGACTACGAGGGCGCGCTGACCCGCACCGACTCGCGCACCGGCAAGCTGTACGACACCTCCGGCCACATGGTCTGGATCGGTGAGCGCACCCGCCAGCTGGACCACGCGCACATCGAGTTCTGCTCGCAGATCGCCAACCCGATCGGCATCAAGCTCGGCCCCACCACCACGGTGGACGAGGCGCTGACGTACATCGACCGCCTGGACCCCGAGCGCGAGCCGGGCCGGCTGACCTTCGTCGTCCGCATGGGCGCCGACAAGGTCCGCGACAAGCTCCCCGAGCTGGTCGAGAAGGTCACCGCCTCCGGCGCGATCGTCGCCTGGGTCACCGACCCGATGCACGGCAACACCTTCGAGGCGGCCTCCGGCCACAAGACGCGCCGTTTCGACGACGTGCTCGACGAGGTCAAGGGCTTCTTCGAGGTCCACAAGGCCCTCGGCACCCACCCGGGCGGCATCCACGTCGAGCTCACCGGTGACGATGTCACCGAGTGCGTGGGCGGCGGCGACGAGATCTTCGTCGACGACCTGCACCAGCGCTACGAGACGGCCTGCGACCCGCGGCTCAACCGCAGCCAGTCGCTGGACCTGGCCTTCCTCGTCGCCGAGATGTACCGCGACCAGTAA
- a CDS encoding (2Fe-2S)-binding protein — translation MNRVYVCSCFGITDKQVKEHAADGACTPRQIASATKAGTDCGSCVRTIQGILGRGACPRRELLEKGEAAAVLAAEPGPARSAELAEAA, via the coding sequence GTGAACCGCGTGTACGTATGCTCTTGCTTCGGAATCACCGACAAGCAGGTCAAGGAGCACGCGGCCGACGGGGCCTGCACCCCGCGCCAGATCGCCTCGGCCACCAAGGCCGGCACCGACTGCGGGTCCTGCGTGCGCACCATCCAGGGCATCCTCGGCCGTGGGGCGTGCCCGCGCCGTGAGCTGCTGGAGAAGGGCGAGGCGGCTGCCGTCCTCGCCGCGGAGCCGGGTCCGGCCCGCTCGGCGGAGCTGGCGGAAGCGGCCTAG
- the bfr gene encoding bacterioferritin → MQGDPEVLEFLNEQLTGELTAINQYWLHYRIQDNKGWTKLAKYTREESIDEMKHADKITERILMLDGLPNYQRLFHVRVGQTLTEMFQADRQVEVEAIDRLKRGIEVMRGKGDITSARLFEEILEDEEHHIDYLDTQLELIESLGEPLYIAQLIEQPS, encoded by the coding sequence ATGCAGGGCGACCCCGAGGTCCTTGAGTTTCTGAACGAGCAGCTGACCGGCGAGCTGACGGCCATCAACCAGTACTGGCTGCACTACCGCATCCAGGACAACAAGGGCTGGACCAAGCTCGCCAAGTACACGCGTGAAGAGTCCATCGACGAGATGAAGCACGCGGACAAGATCACCGAGCGCATCCTGATGCTCGATGGCCTGCCGAACTACCAGCGCCTCTTCCACGTGCGCGTCGGGCAGACGCTCACGGAGATGTTCCAGGCGGACCGCCAGGTCGAGGTCGAGGCCATCGACCGTCTCAAGCGGGGTATCGAGGTCATGCGCGGCAAGGGTGACATCACCTCGGCCCGGCTCTTCGAGGAGATCCTGGAGGACGAGGAGCACCACATCGACTACCTCGACACCCAGCTGGAGCTCATCGAGTCCCTGGGTGAGCCGCTCTACATCGCGCAGCTGATCGAGCAGCCGAGCTGA
- a CDS encoding sulfite oxidase-like oxidoreductase: MGQPESRESPGAEQLELPPGQRLQRGWPVTHYGPVPKFKPDRWEFRVFGATADGDKHCWNHEEFTALPFDSVVADLHCVTKFSMQGAEWGGVLAREVLALAPPAPQVTHVMVWAEYGFSSNLRLSDFASDRTVFATHEGGELLTAEHGFPVRLVVPHLYAWKGPKWVRGIEYMTADRRGFWEERGYHNIGDPWREQRYSYQEEPGEGPEL, from the coding sequence ATGGGTCAGCCGGAAAGCCGGGAATCTCCGGGAGCAGAGCAGCTGGAGCTTCCACCGGGGCAGCGGCTGCAGAGGGGCTGGCCGGTCACCCACTACGGGCCGGTGCCCAAGTTCAAGCCGGACCGCTGGGAGTTCCGCGTCTTCGGCGCGACGGCCGACGGGGACAAGCACTGCTGGAACCACGAGGAGTTCACGGCCCTGCCGTTCGACTCCGTCGTGGCCGATCTGCACTGCGTCACGAAGTTCAGCATGCAGGGCGCCGAATGGGGCGGTGTGCTCGCCCGCGAGGTCCTCGCCCTGGCGCCTCCCGCGCCGCAGGTCACGCACGTGATGGTGTGGGCCGAGTACGGCTTCAGCTCCAACCTGCGGCTGTCGGACTTCGCCTCCGACCGGACGGTCTTCGCCACGCACGAGGGCGGTGAACTGCTCACCGCCGAGCACGGTTTCCCCGTACGGCTGGTGGTTCCGCACCTGTACGCCTGGAAGGGCCCCAAGTGGGTCCGCGGCATCGAGTACATGACCGCCGACCGCCGCGGCTTCTGGGAGGAGCGCGGCTACCACAACATCGGCGACCCGTGGCGCGAGCAGCGCTACTCGTACCAGGAGGAGCCCGGGGAGGGCCCCGAACTGTAG
- a CDS encoding DUF4396 domain-containing protein, whose amino-acid sequence MEHEHQHSHQHHGPENHHHEHAHTAHAAHTVGGPVSWGMAARATLHCLTGCAIGEVLGMIIGTALGWGNVSTMILAIVLAFFFGYALTLRGVLAAGVGLRAAIRVALAADTLSIAVMELIDNGVIALWPGAMDAHLSDALFWIVLAIALAAAFVITTPVNKWMIGRGMGHAVVHRYHH is encoded by the coding sequence ATGGAGCACGAGCATCAGCACTCGCACCAGCACCACGGACCCGAGAACCACCACCACGAGCACGCCCACACCGCCCACGCCGCCCACACCGTCGGCGGCCCGGTCAGCTGGGGCATGGCCGCCCGGGCCACCCTCCACTGCCTGACCGGATGCGCCATCGGCGAGGTACTCGGCATGATCATCGGTACCGCGCTGGGCTGGGGGAACGTGTCCACGATGATCCTGGCGATCGTCCTCGCGTTCTTCTTCGGCTATGCGCTCACCCTGCGCGGGGTCCTCGCCGCGGGGGTCGGCCTCCGTGCGGCCATCCGGGTGGCGCTGGCCGCGGACACCCTTTCGATCGCCGTCATGGAGCTGATCGACAACGGAGTGATCGCCCTGTGGCCCGGCGCGATGGACGCGCACCTGTCGGATGCGCTGTTCTGGATCGTCCTGGCGATCGCGCTGGCGGCCGCCTTCGTGATCACGACCCCGGTCAACAAGTGGATGATCGGCCGCGGCATGGGTCACGCGGTCGTGCACCGGTACCACCACTGA